The sequence CGGCGATGATAGGGACGCCGGTCCGAGCCGTCAAGTTTTATTGACATCACTGCAGGTAAACATTACAGTCCTCACATGTCGTCACCCCTTCAGTCCGACCTCGGCAAGCTCCGAAACGCCTGCGGCTGGTCGCAATCCCGCATTGCGGAGATGGCCGGGATCTCGCGGCAGAGTTACGCGGCAATCGAGTCGGGGAAATCCGTCCCGTCCACGGAGGTCGCCCTTCGCCTCGCGCGCGCCCTGGGGCTCCCAGTGGAGCGCCTCTTCCGCCTCGCCGAGGACAAGCCGGGGGAGATCCGGGCGACCGAGGCGGGAATCGGCCCCTCGCCGACGGGACGAGTGCGCCTCGTCCGAATGGGCGACCGCACGGTCGCATACGGCCTCGAGGCAGGGGGTGTCCACGCCGGACTTTCCGCGGACGGGGTCGTCTCATCGCGTCACGGCGACGAGCTCCGCGTCAGGACCCTTCCGGAACGGCGCTCCGCGCCGGACCTGATCGTCGCGGGATGCGACCCGGCTTTCGGGCTCGTGATGCGCGAGCTCTCGGATCGCGGCCTGGATGTGCTCTGGGTTCCGACGGGAAGCGAAGCCGCGCTGAAGGCGCTCGCGCGCGGCGTCGTGCATGTGGCTGGAGTCCACCTCCGCGACCGCGACTCGGGGCTCGACAACGATTCGGCAATCCAGCGATTCGTCCCCTTCGCCACGGCCCGCATCGGGTTCGCGGTGTGGGAACAGACGCTCGTGGCGGCCGGTGGGAATCCTCTCGGGATTGCCGGAATCGAAGACCTCGTCCGTCCGGACCTCCGGCTCGTCAATCGCGAGCCCGGCTCGGGCGCGCGCACGCTTCTCGACTCGCGACTTCGCGCAGCCGGGATCGCCGGGACGAGCATCGGCGGTTACCGCGAGACTACCGCGCGCGGTCATGATGAAGTGGTCGCGGCGGTCGCGGCAGGGACGGCGGACGCGGGAATCGCCGTGCGCGCCTCCGCGCGGGCGCGGGGCCTGGCTGCGGTCACCCTCGCGGAGGAACCCTACGAGCTCGCGATTCCCGAGCATCTCTTGGGCCTTCCCGCCGTGGACGCACTTCTCTCGGTCCTCCTGCTCCCTCGCGTGCGAAGTCAGGTGGAGGAGCTCGGTGGATACGACGCATCGGAAATGGGGCGGGTGGCGTGATCCGCCGAGAGGAAAGGAAGTGCAGGACGCGACGGGTCCAAGCCGCACTTGGAATTGCGCTGGCACTCGCGGGATGCGCAGGGGAGACCAAGGATGACGCGGCTCCCCTCCTCGTCCTCGCGGCGTCGGACCTTCAGGCGGCATTCGAGGAAATCCTTCCCCTCTTCGAGGCGCACACCGGTGAGCGGGTAAGCCTGGTGCTGGGCTCGACAGGGAATCTCGCGACCCAGATTCGAAACGGTGCTCCGGGAGACCTCTTCTTCGCGGCCAATGAGAGCTTCCTCGAGGAGCTGATCGTGGCCGGACGAGTGGATCCGGATACGCGCCGAATTTACGCGCTGGGTCGCCTCGTCCTCGTCGCTCCCCCCGGGCGAGACACACCCTCGAAGGTCACCTCCCTGGCGGCGCCGGGCTTCGAGATTGTGGCGATCGCGAATCCGGAGCATGCCCCGTACGGAATCGCTGCGCGAGACGCGCTGGAACGGGCGGGGCTCTGGGACTGGATTCAGCCTCGCCTGGTCCTGGGTGAGAACATCTCCCAGGCCTACCAGCTGGTGCGGACCGGAAACGCGGACGCGGGGATCGTGGCCCTCGGTCTCGTGATGGGTGCGCCGGGCGGCCCCGTGCCCTACGCGCTGGTCGGCTCCGAACTCCATGCCCCGCTCCGACAGGCAGCCGGCGTCGTGACGGGAAGCAGGCGCCCCGAATTCGCGCAGGCGTTTCTGGACCTCGTTCTTTCGCCCGAAGGGCAAGAGATCATGGCCCGCTTCGGATTCGAGCCGCCCCCCGCGCCCTGATCCGCATGATGACCTCGGGTCCGCTTTTCCTCTCGTTCCAGATCGCGGTCCAGGCCACCGTCCTGGCGCTTCTCGTCGGGCTGCCGCTGGCGTGGGTCCTAGCGCGCAAGAAGTTTCCCGGACGCGACCTGTGCACCGTGCTCGTCCTGCTCCCGATGGTCCTTCCTCCTACCGTTCTCGGTTACTACCTCCTGGTCGTCATCGGCCGCGAAGGAGTCGTCGGCCGGGCCGCGGCGACCCTTGGCGTGGACCGCCTGGTCTTCACTCCGGCCGCCGCCGTCCTTGCGGCATTCGTCGCTTCGGTTCCCTTCCTCGTCCTCGCCGCCCGCGCGGGATTCGAACAGGTGGACCAGGTTTACGAGGAGGCCGCGCGTACCCTGGGAAGATCCGAGTGGGCGATCGCCTTCACCGTGACTCTCCCGCTCGCCTGGCGCGGGATCGTGGCGGGGACGGCCCTCACCTTCGCCCGCGCAGTGGGCGAATTCGGAGCCACGGTCATGGTGGCCGGGAGCATTCCCGGCTCCACCCGGACCGCAAGCATCGCGATCTATGATGCCGTCCAGGCGGGACGGATGGACGACGCGAACGGGATGGCCCTCCTCCTCACGCTGACAACGACCGTCGTCCTCCTCCTCATCACGCGGTTGGGACGCGGAGCCGGATGGTGAGCCTCGACGTCGCCCTTCGCACGAGCGCTGACGCCTTCGTCCTCGACGTCGCCTTTCACGCGGCGGGTGGGATCACCGCCCTCTTCGGCCCCTCTGGCGCGGGAAAGACGCTGACCCTTCGCCACGTTGCAGGACTCGAGCGCGCGGAGGCGGGGCGCATCGCCTTGGACGGACGCGTCCTCTTCGACCGGGAAGCTCGCATCGATCTCCGTCCGCGCGAGCGAAGGGTCGGCTACGTCTTCCAGGACTACGCTCTCTTTCCGCATCTCGACGTCGAGTCGAACATCGCGTTCGGGCTGGCCGGCAGGCCTCGCGAAGAACGGGAAGCGCGGGTGCGGGAGCTCCTCGCTCTCGTCGAACTCGATGGATTCGAAGGCCGGCCGGTGAAGTCACTCTCGGGAGGGGAACGCCAGCGCGTCGCCCTGGCGCGCGCCCTCGCCCCCGAGCCGGCCCTCCTACTCCTCGACGAACCTTTCGCCGCGCTCGACTTCCGCGTTCGCGCGGCGCTCCGCCGCAGCCTCCGCTCGATTCAGCGCCAGGCCGAGGTGCCGATGATCCTCGTCACCCACTCGCTCCCGGACGTACGGCAGCTCTCCGATGACCTCGTCCTTCTCGACCGGGGGCGCGTCGTTGCCGCGGGGCCCACGGCGGACCTTCTTACAAGTCCGGAGAGTGCGGAGGTTGCCGAGCTCCTGCGCGGCGAGGAGACGGTCTGAGGGATAGTTTGTTGGGTGGAAGTGTATCCCAGCCGATTCCGTCCGCCTCCGCCTCCAGGAAACCGCCCATGACCGCTTCCACTCTCACTACCATGGGTTCCCTTCTCATTCTCACCCTCGCCCCCTACCCCCAAGCTGCCCGGGGGCAGGCTCCCGACTTTCCGGAAATTCGAGTGGGGCAGACGGTGGATGCGTTCCTGGGAACGGGCGGCCCCACGATCGGGGAGCGCGGGCCTTTCATGGTATATCGCTTTGAGGCAGAGGCTGGGACCCGGTATTCGGCGGAGCTGCGCTCCTTCGATTTCGACGGATATCTGATTTTCGCTCGCCCGGCGGGCGGGGTGACCGAGTTCCTGAAGGAAGATGACGACGGAGGGACGGACACGGATGCACGCCTCCGATTCAGGATCGAGGAGGGAGGCACCTACCTCCTCATCGCCCAGGCATACGAAGCGCGCACGGGAGGAGCGTTTACACTCTCGCTTGAAGAGAGGGTGCTTCCCCCGTCCCAGCCTCCCCGTCCTCTCGTCGTCGGCGATCCCATCGAAGGGCGCCTGACCGAGAACTCGAGTGTCTACTTTTCCGACTTCGACGAGGAATTCCCATACGACCTCTGGACCTTTGAGGGCCGGGGCGGCGAGAATTATGTGATCACCGTCGAGTCGGCCGACTTCGATGCCTACCTCGAGTTCGGTCCCATGTCCGGAGATGGGATTCAGGTCACCCACACGGACGACGACGGGGGAGGAAACCTGAACGCCTCGCTGAGGGTCGAGCTCTCCCACGACGGCCGCTTCGGGATTCGCGCGCGACCGCTGAGCGAGGACGCCCTCGGAGCCTATACCCTCACTGCGCGGCCCTTCACACCCACCGCGGCCGCCCGTCGGCCCATTTTAGCCGGCGAACTGGTGACCTCGGCGCTGACGGCCGAGGACGCGCTTCTCGATGCGGACATTCACTACCAGGAGTGGACTTACGCCGGGAGCGCGGGCGAGAGGATTCGCATCTCCATGATCTCGACGGAAATCGATTCCTATCTCGTCCTCGGAAAAGAAAGCGGCGACGGGGTCTTCGAGGAGATCGTCTTCAACGACGACGGACCGGGCGGGACCCTGGATTCGGAGATCGACTTCACCCTCCCCGAGGACGGCGAATACCTGATTCGCGCTCGGTCCTACGGGGCCGGAGCGCGCGGAAGTTATACGGTGGAAGTGGAACGCGTCCCATAACCGATGGCGGCTCCGCCTCATGTCGTGATCGTCGGCGGAGGCTTCGGCGGCCTCTACTGCGCGCGGGCTCTGGCGAAAGCCCCCGTGCGGGTGACGGTCATCGACCGCCGGAATTTCCACCTCTTCCAGCCCCTTCTCTATCAGGTCGCGACCGCCTCCCTCTCCCCGGCGGACATTGCGAGCCCAATTCGAATGATCCTGCGGCATCAGAAAAACACACAGGTCTGGATGGGGGAGGTCGCGAAGGTGGATCCGACGCGACGGGAACTCTGCCTCGCCGACGGGGCGCGCGCCGGGTACGACTATCTCGTCCTCGCGACCGGGGCGACGCACGCATACTTCGGGCGCGACGATTGGGAGGCGGAGGCCCCCGGACTCAAGTCGGTCGAGGACGCGACGGAGATCCGACGGCGTTTTCTCCTCGCCTTCGAGGCGGCGGAGCGGGAAGCGGACCGGGAGGCACGCAAGCGGCTCCTCACCTTCATCATCGTC comes from Gemmatimonadota bacterium and encodes:
- a CDS encoding substrate-binding domain-containing protein, whose translation is MSSPLQSDLGKLRNACGWSQSRIAEMAGISRQSYAAIESGKSVPSTEVALRLARALGLPVERLFRLAEDKPGEIRATEAGIGPSPTGRVRLVRMGDRTVAYGLEAGGVHAGLSADGVVSSRHGDELRVRTLPERRSAPDLIVAGCDPAFGLVMRELSDRGLDVLWVPTGSEAALKALARGVVHVAGVHLRDRDSGLDNDSAIQRFVPFATARIGFAVWEQTLVAAGGNPLGIAGIEDLVRPDLRLVNREPGSGARTLLDSRLRAAGIAGTSIGGYRETTARGHDEVVAAVAAGTADAGIAVRASARARGLAAVTLAEEPYELAIPEHLLGLPAVDALLSVLLLPRVRSQVEELGGYDASEMGRVA
- the modB gene encoding molybdate ABC transporter permease subunit, with the protein product MMTSGPLFLSFQIAVQATVLALLVGLPLAWVLARKKFPGRDLCTVLVLLPMVLPPTVLGYYLLVVIGREGVVGRAAATLGVDRLVFTPAAAVLAAFVASVPFLVLAARAGFEQVDQVYEEAARTLGRSEWAIAFTVTLPLAWRGIVAGTALTFARAVGEFGATVMVAGSIPGSTRTASIAIYDAVQAGRMDDANGMALLLTLTTTVVLLLITRLGRGAGW
- the modA gene encoding molybdate ABC transporter substrate-binding protein, whose protein sequence is MIRREERKCRTRRVQAALGIALALAGCAGETKDDAAPLLVLAASDLQAAFEEILPLFEAHTGERVSLVLGSTGNLATQIRNGAPGDLFFAANESFLEELIVAGRVDPDTRRIYALGRLVLVAPPGRDTPSKVTSLAAPGFEIVAIANPEHAPYGIAARDALERAGLWDWIQPRLVLGENISQAYQLVRTGNADAGIVALGLVMGAPGGPVPYALVGSELHAPLRQAAGVVTGSRRPEFAQAFLDLVLSPEGQEIMARFGFEPPPAP
- a CDS encoding ATP-binding cassette domain-containing protein is translated as MVSLDVALRTSADAFVLDVAFHAAGGITALFGPSGAGKTLTLRHVAGLERAEAGRIALDGRVLFDREARIDLRPRERRVGYVFQDYALFPHLDVESNIAFGLAGRPREEREARVRELLALVELDGFEGRPVKSLSGGERQRVALARALAPEPALLLLDEPFAALDFRVRAALRRSLRSIQRQAEVPMILVTHSLPDVRQLSDDLVLLDRGRVVAAGPTADLLTSPESAEVAELLRGEETV